One genomic segment of Trichoplusia ni isolate ovarian cell line Hi5 chromosome 5, tn1, whole genome shotgun sequence includes these proteins:
- the LOC113494373 gene encoding oxysterol-binding protein-related protein 1-like, with protein sequence MDKDLEKGEQDEDIQPLLNPSESDLLRLRLQRPRYLGLGAGLQSNRPILSKLSIPDLTPSSMASTVNSTPNLETGATMSKHWRRGDRRLQRLNTELLEAIDEHDMETVEKLLNAGASPNATCRLSLVSACHVAALIGGDALSLLIKFGAEKLRTDKLGRTPLHLAAFAGNARQVAVLLDFPEDIQERVGSESMSSDTEEDVKKLCPTIRELTNVRCDLGEVNSQLPKPWSDNIDHDCRDITGLLPIFQPGWTPLHVASSCVRRHCTRLLLAAGADPNVTDLEGRTPLDVAGYAYYYNQNVDEKK encoded by the exons ATGGATAAAG ATTTAGAAAAAGGCGAGCAAGATGAAGACATCCAGCCGTTACTCAATCCGAGTGAGAGCGACCTCCTCCGATTACGACTGCAGAGACCACGGTACCTGGGGCTGGGAGCTGGACTACA GTCCAATCGTCCAATACTCTCAAAGCTGTCAATTCCCGACCTGACCCCATCGTCCATGGCGTCCACAGTGAACAGTACTCCCAACCTGGAGACCGGAGCCACCATGTCCAAGCACTGGAGGAGAGGCGACCGCCGCCTTCAGAGACTCAACACTGAACTGCTGGAAGCCATCGATGAACATGATATGGAGACCGTGGAAAA ACTCCTCAACGCGGGCGCCAGTCCAAACGCGACCTGCCGTCTGAGCCTGGTCTCCGCGTGCCACGTAGCCGCCCTCATCGGAGGAGATGCCTTAAGCCTGCTCATAAAGTTCGGAGCCGAGAAGCTGAGGACCGACAAACTAGGAAGAACTCCTCTACATCTGGCTGCGTTTGCTGGAAACGCAAGACAAGTTGCTGTGCTGCTGGACTTTCCTGAAG ATATCCAAGAGAGGGTCGGCTCGGAGAGCATGTCCTCAGACACGGAGGAAGATGTGAAGAAGCTCTGCCCCACTATTAGAGAGCTGACCAACGTGCGCTGCGACCTCGGTGAGGTCAACTCACAGCTGCCGAAACCCTGGAGCGATAACATCGATCATGACTGCAGGGATATAACGGGACTC CTACCAATCTTCCAACCAGGCTGGACGCCACTGCACGTGGCCAGTTCTTGCGTCCGGCGCCACTGCACACGACTCCTGCTCGCTGCTGGTGCGGACCCTAACGTCACAGATCTAGAAGGTCGCACGCCTCTTGACGTCGCTGGCTACGCGTATTACTATAACCAAAATGTTGATGAGAAGAAGTAA
- the LOC113494374 gene encoding dynein light chain roadblock-type 2-like produces the protein MEIAHNFMGPGATKTMLRINENGNVVGTIIVNCEGFPETTTLDSLTAATYSNHMRNLSHHASNALKEIDVTDELVVLRLVSRKSEAVVAPDSEFHIIVVMRRH, from the exons ATGGAGATCGCCCACAATTTTATG GGCCCTGGAGCCACAAAAACCATGTTGCGAATCAACGAGAATGGAAACGTCGTCGGTACAATTATAGTTAACTGTGAAG GTTTCCCTGAGACGACAACCCTGGACAGTTTGACAGCTGCCACCTACTCGAATCATATGAGAAACCTCTCGCACCATGCCTCGAACGCGCTTAAGGAAATT GATGTGACTGACGAGCTGGTGGTCCTGAGGCTGGTCTCCAGGAAGTCCGAGGCTGTAGTGGCACCAGACAGTGAGTTCCACATCATTGTCGTCATGAGAAGGCACTAA
- the LOC113494375 gene encoding uncharacterized protein LOC113494375 yields MPICGACGSMIVDRCFMECSNGRCKKSYDIACLEVDVEVFKSYTEEYKLTWVCPECICLMPKRGNVDTPIVVRTPASKGTTSIPPIDNINMKRGSQACCSPTMDADSMLLEELREFRAEIMVRMDSQAETINVLLNQFSQTRSDLDSIMKLMRVLEEKVATKQTRDISNETVQNPPSTFAEITSQQKNSNTKKKQKISKTTTTTTHKDNKGGATKAAVLPITESAVITALPTSTPHEQTDVEEGDTGMGWTTVTKKKNNRPPKSVAVGTNKELKAIQATERKKHLHVWRLHPETTIEAITDHVNSVCGPDVHIKVDKIVHKTKRDYASFKIEVPENCFQKLNRPEIWPINTEFNEWIWFRNSTKTGTN; encoded by the coding sequence ATGCCGATCTGTGGGGCTTGCGGCTCGATGATAGTGGATCGCTGCTTTATGGAGTGCTCCAATGGGAGGTGTAAGAAAAGTTACGATATAGCATGTCTTGAGGTTGATGTGGAAGTATTTAAGTCTTATACGgaagaatataaattaacttGGGTTTGTCCTGAGTGTATATGCTTAATGCCGAAAAGAGGGAACGTGGATACCCCGATTGTCGTTAGGACACCTGCATCTAAAGGTACCACCTCCATCCCACCCATTGATAACATAAATATGAAGAGAGGTAGTCAGGCCTGTTGTTCACCAACAATGGATGCTGATTCAATGCTGCTTGAGGAATTACGAGAGTTTCGAGCTGAAATTATGGTCCGTATGGACAGCCAAGCTGAAACGATTAATGTCTTGTTGAATCAATTCAGCCAAACAAGATCCGATTTAGATAGTATTATGAAACTGATGAGGGTACTGGAAGAAAAAGTAGCTACAAAACAAACTCGTGACATATCGAACGAAACAGTCCAGAACCCTCCTTCTACGTTCGCCGAAATAACTAGCCAACAGAAAAAttctaatactaaaaaaaaacagaaaatttctAAAACTACCACCACCACAACGCACAAAGATAATAAAGGTGGGGCCACGAAGGCCGCAGTGTTGCCGATAACGGAATCGGCAGTTATCACTGCCTTACCAACGAGCACACCCCATGAACAAACGGATGTAGAGGAGGGCGACACTGGAATGGGCTGGACAACAGttacgaagaaaaaaaataacagaccaCCTAAAAGCGTAGCAGTAGGAACAAATAAGGAATTGAAAGCCATACAAGCAACGGAACGAAAAAAACACTTGCACGTGTGGCGCCTGCATCCTGAGACTACCATTGAAGCTATAACAGACCATGTAAATAGTGTGTGTGGCCCTGATGTGCATATAAAAGTTGATAAAATCGTTCATAAAACTAAAAGAGATTATGCatcatttaaaatagaagtACCTGAAAACTGTTTCCAGAAATTAAATCGGCCTGAAATCTGGCCCATAAACACCGAGTTTAATGAGTGGATTTGGTTTCGAAACTCCACAAAAACCGGAACAAATTAA